One window from the genome of Musa acuminata AAA Group cultivar baxijiao chromosome BXJ1-4, Cavendish_Baxijiao_AAA, whole genome shotgun sequence encodes:
- the LOC135647094 gene encoding large ribosomal subunit protein eL13z-like isoform X1, with the protein MVKHNNVVPNGHFKKHWQNYVKTWFSQPARKTRRRIARQKKAVKIFPRPTSGPLCPIVQCQTLKYNMKSRAGRGFTLEELKAAGIPKKLAPTIGIAVDHRRKNRSLEGLQANVQRLKTYKAKLVIFPRRVRKFKAGDSAPEELTAATQVTGQYMPIVHEKPSVELVKVTDEMKSFKAYAKLRVERMNERLVGARLKKAAESEKEEKK; encoded by the exons ATGGTTAAACATAACAATGTCGTGCCAAATGGGCACTTCAAGAAGCACTGGCAGAACTATGTGAAGACATGGTTCAGCCAACCAGCCCGCAAAACAAGAAGACGCATCG CACGACAGAAGAAAGCTGTAAAGATATTCCCACGCCCAACTTCTGGACCTTTATGCCCTATTGTTCAATGTCAAACACTCAAGTACAACATGAAATCCAGAGCAGGCAGGGGATTTACTCTTGAGGAACTCAag GCCGCAGGTATTCCTAAGAAACTTGCTCCAACAATTGGCATTGCAGTGGATCATAGGCGAAAGAATCGCTCACTCGAGGGTCTCCAAGCGAATGTCCAGAGGTTGAAGACGTATAAGGCTAAGCTCGTCATCTTCCCAAGGCGTGTGCGCAAATTTAAG GCTGGAGATTCTGCTCCGGAAGAACTCACAGCTGCTACTCAGGTCACAGGCCAATACATGCCCATTGTTCATGAGAAGCCCTCGGTCGAGCTCGTGAAGGTCACAGACGAGATGAAATCATTCAAGGCATACGCCAAGCTTCGAGTCGAGCGGATGAACGAGCGCCTGGTCGGCGCCAGGCTGAAGAAGGCTGCAGAGtcagagaaggaagagaagaagtaa
- the LOC135647031 gene encoding protein TOPLESS-RELATED PROTEIN 2-like, translating to MSSLSRELVFLILQFLDEEKFKETVHKLEQESGFYFNMKHFEDLVQAGEWDDVERYLGGFTKVEDNRYSMKIFFEIRKQKYLEALDRHDRAKAVEILVKDLKVFASFNEELFKEITQLLTLENFRQNEQLSKYGDTKSARNIMLMELKKLIEANPLFRDKLTFPPFKSSRLRTLINQSLNWQHQLCKNPRPNPDIKTLFTDHSCAASANGARAPPPTNGPLVGAIPKSGGFPPMGAHSPFQPVVSPPASAIAGWMTNANPQLPHAAVAQAPPGLVQPPNTAAFLKHPRTPTSAPGMDYQTADSEHLMKRMRMGQSDEVSFSSATHPPNIYSQDDIPKSVVRTLNQGSNVMSLDFHPVHQTILLVGTNVGDIGIWEVGSRERMVHRTFKVWDIGTCLPLQAALMKDATISVNRCLWSPDGSIFGVAFSKHIVQTYAFNVSGELRQQLEIDAHAGGVNDIAFSHPNKSLSIITCGDDKTIKVWDATTGQKHYTFEGHETPVYSVCPHYKESIQFIFSTAIDGKIKAWLYDCLGSRVDYDAPGRWCTTMAYSADGTRLFSCGTSKDGESHLVEWNETEGAIKRTYSGFRKRSLGVVQFDTTKNRFLAAGDEFMIKFWDMDNTNILTTTDADGGLPASPRLRFNREGSLLAVTTSDNGIKILANPDGLRLVRMLESRAFEGPRGSSQQISGNVKPPIVNSLGAVSNVSSPMAAAIEVIDRTLPVVSMSSLAAMDNNRTLDIKPKISDDSEKIKNWKLADIVDSAHLKALRLPDSMTTSSKVVRLLYTNSGLAVLALGSNAIHKLWKWTRNERNPSGKSTASVAPQLWQPSNGILMTNETSDNNPEEATACIALSKNDSYVMSASGGKVSLFNMMTFKVMTTFMAPPPAATFLAFHPQDNNIIAIGMEDSSIQIYNVRVDEVKTKLKGHQKKITGLAFSQSLNVLVSSGADAQLCMWSIDGWEKKKTRFIQAPTSRAAQLVGDTKVQFHNDQTHLLVVHETQLAIYDSKLECLRSWSPRDALPAAISSAVYSCDGLLVYAGFCDGAVGVFEADGLRLRCRIAPTAYISSSISSSGAVYPMVIAAHPSEPNQIALGMTDGAVHVVEPSDADSKWGVAPPQENGALPAIAANPANSSQVSEPPPR from the exons ATGTCTTCCTTGAGCAGGGAATTGGTTTTCCTGATATTGCAGTTCCTGGACGAGGAAAAATTCAAGGAAACCGTTCATAA GTTGGAACAAGAGTCAGGCTTTTACTTCAATATGAAGCATTTTGAGGATCTTGTTCAGGCAGGGGAATGGGACGACGTTGAACGATATCTTGGTGGTTTCACCAAGGTTGAAGACAATCGCTATTCCATGAAAATATTCTTTGAAATTAGGAAGCAGAAATACCTGGAAGCATTAGATAG GCATGACAGGGCAAAGGCTGTCGAGATACTCGTGAAGGATCTCaaagtttttgcttctttcaATGAGGAGCTATTCAAGGAGATCACCCAGCTGCTTACCCTGGAGAATTTTAG GCAAAACGAACAACTATCTAAGTACGGGGACACTAAATCAGCCCGAAATATAATGTTAATGGAACTTAAGAAACTCATTGAAGCTAATCCGTTATTCCGTGATAAGTTGACATTTCCGCCATTCAAATCTTCTAGGCTCCGGACATTAATCAATCAAAG TCTTAATTGGCAGCATCAACTTTGCAAGAATCCACGTCCTAATCCTGATATCAAAACACTTTTTACTGACCACTCTTGTGCTGCTTCTGCCAATGGAGCTCGTGCACCACCACCTACCAACGGACCACTTGTTGGGGCCATTCCTAAATCCGGGGGATTTCCGCCAATGGGTGCTCATAGT CCATTCCAACCAGTTGTCTCTCCACCTGCAAGTGCCATTGCAGGATGGATGACAAATGCTAACCCACAACTACCACATGCTGCTGTGGCGCAAGCCCCCCCGGGGCTTGTGCAACCTCCAAATACAG CTGCTTTTCTGAAACACCCAAGGACTCCTACAAGTGCACCTGGTATGGATTACCAAACAGCAGACTCCGAACACTTGATGAAGAGAATGCGTATGGGTCAATCAGATGAG GTGTCATTCTCTAGTGCAACTCATCCACCGAATATTTACTCCCAAGATGATATTCCAAAAAGTGTTGTACGAACACTTAATCAGGGGTCAAACGTCATGAGCTTAGATTTCCACCCTGTTCATCAAACAATTCTTCTTG TTGGAACAAATGTTGGTGATATTGGCATATGGGAAGTTGGGTCTCGAGAAAGGATGGTGCATAGAACTTTTAAGGTCTGGGACATTGGAACTTGTTTGCCTCTGCAG GCTGCATTAATGAAAGATGCTACCATATCTGTTAATCGATGCTTATGGAGTCCTGATGGATCAATATTTG GTGTTGCTTTCTCAAAGCATATTGTTCAAACATATGCTTTTAATGTTAGTGGAGAGTTGAGGCAGCAGTTGGAG ATTGATGCTCATGCTGGTGGTGTTAATGACATTGCCTTCTCCCATCCCAACAAGAGTTTGTCAATAATCACATGTGGGGATGACAAGACAATTAAA GTATGGGATGCAACGACAGGACAGAAGCACTACACATTTGAGGGCCATGAAACTCCTGTGTATTCTGTTTGCCCACACTATAAGGAGTCTATCCAG TTTATCTTTTCCACTGCCATTGATGGAAAAATTAAAGCATGGCTCTATGATTGTTTGGGATCTAGAGTTGACTATGATGCTCCTGGGCGTTGGTGCACAACAATGGCATACAGTGCAGACGGAACAAG GCTTTTTTCTTGTGGAACCAGTAAAGATGGTGAATCACATTTAGTTGAGTGGAATGAGACTGAAGGAGCTATTAAAAGGACGTACTCTGGGTTTAGAAAACGCTCATTGGGAGTTGTTCAATTTGACACAACAAAGAACCGTTTCTTGGCTGCTGGAGATGAATTCATGATCAAGTTTTGGGATATGGACAACACTAATATACTAACTACAACTGATGCAGATGGTGGATTGCCT GCAAGTCCTCGTCTGAGATTCAACCGTGAGGGCTCATTACTTGCAGTTACAACAAGTGACAATGGTATTAAAATCCTAGCTAATCCTGATGGACTACGTTTGGTAAGGATGCTTGAGAGCAGGGCATTTGAAGGCCCTCGAGGTTCTTCTCAACAGATCAGTGGTAATGTAAAG CCCCCAATTGTCAATTCACTAGGagctgtttcaaatgtttctagtCCTATGGCAGCTGCCATTGAAGTAATTGATCGAACCCTACCTGTAGTGTCAATGAGTAGCCTG GCTGCTATGGACAATAACAGGACTCTAGACATTAAACCAAAGATTTCAGACGAttctgagaagataaaaaactggAAGTTAGCTGATATTGTCGATTCTGCTCATCTCAAAGCCTTACGATTGCCAGATTCTATGACAACATCAAGCAAG GTTGTTCGTTTGTTATATACAAACTCTGGGCTAGCAGTGTTGGCACTTGGCTCCAATGCCATCCATAAGCTGTGGAAATGGACACGTAATGAGCGGAATCCATCTGGCAAG TCAACTGCATCTGTTGCCCCTCAGCTGTGGCAACCATCAAATGGTATTCTAATGACTAATGAAACAAGTGACAACAATCCTGAAGAAGCAACTGCGTGTATTGCTTTGTCAAAGAATGACTCTTATGTTATGTCTGCATCTGGCGGAAAGGTTTCTTTATTTAACATGATGACTTTCAAG GTTATGACAACATTCATGGCACCCCCGCCTGCAGCCACTTTCTTGGCATTCCATCCTCAAGACAACAATATCATTGCAATTGGAATGGAAGATTCTAGTATTCAGATATATAATGTTCGAGTAGATGAG GTTAAAACCAAGCTGAAGGGTCACCAGAAAAAGATAACTGGCCTTGCATTTTCCCAGTCACTAAATGTTCTTGTCTCTTCAGGAGCTGATGCCCAG CTCTGCATGTGGAGCATCGATGGATGGGAGAAGAAAAAAACACGATTTATTCAAGCACCAACTTCTCGTGCAGCCCAATTGGTCGGCGACACCAAAGTTCAATTTCATAATGATCAAACACATCTCTTGGTTGTCCATGAGACCCAATTAGCGATCTATGACAGCAAACTTGAATGTTTGCGCTCG TGGTCACCTAGAGATGCACTACCAGCAGCAATTTCAAGTGCAGTATATTCTTGTGATGGTTTACTGGTATATGCTGGATTTTGTGATGGCGCAGTTGGAGTTTTTGAAGCAGATGGCCTAAGGCTTCGTTGCCGGATTGCACCCACTGCCTACATAAGCTCATCCATTTCTAG TTCCGGAGCAGTTTATCCCATGGTCATCGCAGCTCACCCATCCGAACCAAATCAGATAGCACTGGGGATGACCGATGGTGCAGTTCATGTGGTGGAGCCATCGGATGCAGACTCAAAATGGGGGGTAGCCCCTCCTCAGGAAAATGGAGCTCTCCCGGCCATTGCTGCCAATCCTGCAAACAGCAGTCAGGTGTCCGAACCCCCTCCCAGGTGA
- the LOC135647067 gene encoding uncharacterized protein LOC135647067 — protein sequence MSLLVMSPVEAVGVHQDQPSSSDSTKRGDAKTDLTNTLVDAHDELHLLKLLRAWIPESTDIGGGGGDEHDGDRKFRWLRSQIIGAEAEFETPFGRRRITYSDHTASGRFLRFIEEFLQRDVLPFYGNTHTVDSYVGLYTGKLVKQASHYVKQCMGASPHDVLLFCGSGCTAAIKRLQEVMGITVPSILRSAVLSHLPPSERWVVFVGPHEHHSNLLSWRESLAEVVEIGLDASGAADLAALEAALQSPEFSGRMKLGSFSACSNVTGMYAGTRAIARMLHLHGAYACFDFACSGPYVDIEMRRGELDGYDAVYLSPHKFIGGPGSPGVLLMNVDLYRIRGIPPSTSGGGTVLYVSGFDKDTLYCNDVEEREDAGTPAIVQKIRAAAAFRVKEWAGHGAIQRAEAWLLQRALGRVLGNPRVLVLGSATEARQPVVSFVVYPEATRGRHLHCRFVTRLLNDLFGIQARGGCACAGPYGHVLLGIDRTRSKAIKSAVEKGYEGIRPGWTRVSFAYYTLREEMEFVVDAIEFVAQYGDRFLQLYSFDWKTGDWEYMHDKNVIPIKDGDYIGNTYYEYMTYARGIVDFLPHHTVKRHVPESIDPELVNFML from the exons ATGTCTCTCCTTGTGATGTCTCCCGTGGAAGCAGTTGGCGTCCATCAAGATCAACCCTCGTCCTCGGATTCGACGAAGCGAGGTGACGCAAAGACCGACCTGACCAACACGTTGGTCGATGCGCACGACGAGCTTCATCTGCTGAAGCTCTTGCGTGCATGGATTCCTGAATCTACCGAtattggtggtggtggcggcgacGAGCACGATGGTGATAGGAAGTTTCGGTGGCTGAGGTCCCAGATCATTGGCGCGGAAGCCGAGTTCGAGACCCCGTTCGGCCGCCGCCGCATCACTTACTCGGACCACACGGCTTCCGGCAGGTTCCTGCGGTTCATTGAGGAATTCCTTCAGCGTGATGTTCTCCCATTCTACG GCAACACTCACACGGTGGACAGCTACGTAGGGCTCTACACCGGCAAGTTGGTGAAGCAGGCGTCCCATTACGTCAAGCAATGCATGGGAGCAAGCCCGCACGACGTCCTCCTCTTCTGCGGCTCCGGCTGCACCGCCGCCATCAAGCGGCTGCAAGAGGTGATGGGGATCACCGTGCCCTCCATCCTCCGCTCGGCCGTGCTCAGCCACCTGCCGCCCTCCGAGCGGTGGGTCGTCTTCGTCGGCCCCCACGAGCACCACTCCAACCTGCTCTCCTGGCGGGAGAGCCTGGCTGAGGTGGTCGAGATCGGCCTCGACGCGTCCGGCGCCGCGGATCTCGCGGCCCTGGAGGCCGCCCTGCAGTCGCCTGAGTTTTCCGGGCGGATGAAGCTCGGCTCTTTCTCGGCCTGCAGCAACGTCACTGGGATGTACGCCGGCACCCGTGCGATCGCGCGCATGCTGCACCTCCATGGCGCGTACGCCTGCTTCGACTTTGCTTGCAG TGGGCCATACGTGGACATAGAGATGAGAAGAGGAGAATTGGACGGCTACGATGCAGTGTATCTGAGTCCACACAAGTTCATCGGCGGTCCAGGGAGCCCCGGCGTCCTGCTGATGAATGTAGACCTCTACCGCATCAGGGGCATTCCTCCTTCCACCAGCGGCGGAGGCACCGTCCTCTACGTCAGCGGTTTCGACAAG GACACGCTGTACTGCAACGACGTGGAGGAGCGGGAGGACGCAGGCACGCCGGCGATCGTGCAGAAGATCCGGGCCGCCGCGGCCTTTCGGGTGAAGGAGTGGGCGGGGCACGGCGCGATCCAGCGGGCGGAGGCGTGGCTGCTGCAGCGGGCGCTGGGGCGGGTCCTGGGCAACCCTCGGGTGCTCGTACTGGGGAGCGCGACGGAAGCGCGGCAGCCCGTCGTGTCCTTCGTCGTGTACCCGGAAGCGACGCGTGGCAGGCACCTGCACTGCCGGTTTGTCACGCGGCTGCTCAACGACCTGTTCGGGATCCAGGCGCGCGGGGGGTGCGCGTGCGCCGGCCCTTACGGTCACGTGCTCCTCGGCATCGATCGCACCCGCTCTAAAGCCATCAAGTCTGCAGTCGAGAAG GGATACGAGGGAATAAGACCAGGTTGGACGCGAGTTAGCTTTGCATACTACACCTTACGGGAGGAAATGGAGTTTGTGGTGGATGCAATAGAATTCGTAGCACAGTATGGAGACAGGTTCCTTCAACTCTACAGCTTTGACTGGAAGACGGGGGACTGGGAATACATGCATGATAAAAATGTCATCCCCATAAAAGATGGAGATTATATTGGCAACACATATTATGAGTATATGACTTATGCGAGAGGTATTGTGGATTTTCTACCACACCACACAGTGAAGAGACACGTTCCAGAGTCCATTGATCCTGAGCTAGTAAATTTCATGCTGTAG
- the LOC135672067 gene encoding protein ENHANCED DISEASE RESISTANCE 2-like, which translates to MTKVVYEGWMVRYGRRKIGKSFIHMRYFVLETRLLAYYKKQPTDNMVPLQSLVIDGNCRVEDRGLKTQQGHMVYVLCVYNKKEKNQRMMMAAYNIQDALNWKEKIEFVIDQVQKYYMPQEFQHGLATGNGNSTFVSRDLGMDIERNASSSSHGRNPEDEEENNPNLPWRTTIGNGPPDSVLDWTRDQLSPRKHWRLVRCQNGLRIFEELPRADHLPRGYSKAMKAVGVVDATCAAIFELIMSMDGTRFEWDCSFQHGNLVEEVDGHTAVLYQRLQLEWCSRIVWPRDLCYVRYWRHNDDGSYVVLFQSREHSNCGPQPGFVRAHMESGGFKISPLKPRNRGPRTQVQHLMQIDLRGWFVGYFPSFQKHCLLHMLSSVAGIRELFSQTDEVHTAPRIPIMVSMTSDSVSSEKEQKTQEISIQPGVSLDQVFTDNTHPLILDEDSDDEEDTHILDAEEEMELGSYCHVFQKNIEDMDVETSDSFDTSCFSGNLRWDDDENNRDCWRLPDGNNFKVRSENFFKDKSKIPAGKYVMELVAVDWLKNAARMDNVARRSGCAAQVASEKGLFSFVINLQIPGSTHYSLVFYYVKKQLEPGSLLQRFVDGDDEFRNSRFKLIPSVTKGSWIVRQSVGSTACLLGKAVDCTYVRGEKYLEIDVDIGSSAVANGVLGLVFGVLTSLVVDMAFLIQAVSPDELPERLIGAVRIAHAELSSAVVADLGDDPLEE; encoded by the exons ATGACGAAGGTGGTGTACGAGGGATGGATGGTCAGATACGGCAGGAGAAAGATCGGCAAGTCGTTCATCCATATGCGGTACTTTGTCCTCGAGACGAGGCTTCTGGCATATTATAAGAAACAACCCACGGATAATATG GTTCCACTCCAGAGCCTTGTTATAGATGGGAATTGCAGAGTCGAGGATAGGGGCTTAAAAACGCAGCAGGGTCAT ATGGTTTATGTTTTATGTGTctacaacaaaaaagagaagaatcAACGAATGATG ATGGCAGCATACAACATCCAGGATGCTCTTAATTGGAAAGAGAAGATCGAATTTGTTATAGATCAGGTTCAGAAGTACTATATGCCACAGGAATTT CAACATGGCTTAGCGACCGGTAATGGTAATTCAACTTTTGTTTCACGTGACCTTGGAATGGATATTGAGAGGAATGCTTCTTCCTCTAGTCATGGAAGGAA CCccgaagatgaagaagaaaacaATCCCAATTTACCTTGGCGAACAACGATTGGGAATG GCCCTCCTGATTCAGTACTTGACTGGACACGTGATCAACTTTCTCCTAGAAAGCATTGGCGACTAGTCAGGTGCCAGAATG GGCTACGAATTTTTGAAGAACTTCCAAGAGCCGATCACCTT CCAAGAGGCTATAGTAAGGCAATGAAAGCAGTTGGCGTGGTTGATGCCACATGTGCAGCTATATTTGAGCTTATAATGAGTATGGATGGCacacgttttga GTGGGACTGTAGTTTTCAGCATGGCAACCTAGTTGAAGAGGTTGATGGACATACTGCTGTACTGTACCAGAGATTGCAGCTGGAATGGTGCTCAAG GATTGTGTGGCCTCGTGACCTTTGTTATGTACGTTATTGGCGGCATAATGATGATGGAAGTTATG TTGTCCTGTTCCAATCTAGAGAACATTCAAACTGTGGTCCTCAGCCAGGATTTGTGAGAGCCCACATGGAGA GTGGTGGGTTCAAGATTTCACCCCTTAAACCTCGCAATAGGGGACCTCGTACTCAAGTCCAGCATCTTATGCAAATAGACCTTAGAGGGTGGTTTGTGGGTTATTTTCCTTCATTTCAGAAGCACTGTTTACTTCATATGTTAAGTAGTGTCGCAG GGATACGTGAATTGTTTTCCCAAACAGATGAAGTCCACACAGCACCTAGGATTCCGATCATGGTCAGTATGACCTCAGATTCTGTTTCTTCTGAGAAGGAACAGAAAACCCAGGAGATCAGCATTCAGCCTGGTGTATCTTTGGACCAAGTGTTCACTGATAATACACATCCACTTATTTTAGATGAAGATTCTGATGATGAGGAGGACACTCACATACTTGATGCTGAAGAAGAG ATGGAACTAGGTTCTTATTGCCATGTTTTCCAAAAAAATATTGAAGACATGGATGTAGAGACTTCAGATAGTTTTGACACATCCTGCTTCTCTGGCAATTTACGATGGGATGATGATGAAAATAATCGTGATTGTTGGAGACTACCTGATGGAAATAACTTCAAAGTCCGAAGTGAAAATTTTTTTAAAGACAAATCCAAG ATTCCTGCAGGAAAGTATGTCATGGAGCTCGTAGCAGTTGATTGGTTGAAAAATGCAGCACGAATGGATAATGTTGCACGGCGATCAGGCTGTGCAGCCCAA GTTGCTTCTGAGAAAGGACTATTCTCTTTCGTCATAAATCTGCAA ATTCCTGGATCAACCCATTACAGCTTAGTCTTTTACTATGTAAAGAAACAACTGGAACCAGGTTCGCTACTGCAGCGGTTTGTCGATGGAGACGATGAGTTTCGAAACAGTAGGTTCAAGCTCATCCCATCCGTCACTAAG GGCTCATGGATTGTTCGCCAGAGTGTTGGAAGCACTGCTTGCTTGTTGGGAAAAGCAGTTGATTGTACCTACGTTCGTGGAGAAAAATACTTGGAG ATAGACGTGGATATTGGTTCTTCTGCAGTGGCCAATGGAGTGTTGGGGCTTGTGTTTGGTGTGCTTACATCATTGGTAGTTGATATGGCATTTCTTATTCAG GCTGTCTCTCCTGATGAGCTCCCAGAGCGGCTTATTGGTGCCGTTCGAATTGCACATGCCGAGCTCTCATCTGCGGTCGTTGCAGATCTTGGAGACGATCCTTTAGAAGAATGA
- the LOC135647094 gene encoding large ribosomal subunit protein eL13z-like isoform X2, with protein MKSRAGRGFTLEELKAAGIPKKLAPTIGIAVDHRRKNRSLEGLQANVQRLKTYKAKLVIFPRRVRKFKAGDSAPEELTAATQVTGQYMPIVHEKPSVELVKVTDEMKSFKAYAKLRVERMNERLVGARLKKAAESEKEEKK; from the exons ATGAAATCCAGAGCAGGCAGGGGATTTACTCTTGAGGAACTCAag GCCGCAGGTATTCCTAAGAAACTTGCTCCAACAATTGGCATTGCAGTGGATCATAGGCGAAAGAATCGCTCACTCGAGGGTCTCCAAGCGAATGTCCAGAGGTTGAAGACGTATAAGGCTAAGCTCGTCATCTTCCCAAGGCGTGTGCGCAAATTTAAG GCTGGAGATTCTGCTCCGGAAGAACTCACAGCTGCTACTCAGGTCACAGGCCAATACATGCCCATTGTTCATGAGAAGCCCTCGGTCGAGCTCGTGAAGGTCACAGACGAGATGAAATCATTCAAGGCATACGCCAAGCTTCGAGTCGAGCGGATGAACGAGCGCCTGGTCGGCGCCAGGCTGAAGAAGGCTGCAGAGtcagagaaggaagagaagaagtaa